The Coccinella septempunctata chromosome 9, icCocSept1.1, whole genome shotgun sequence genomic interval GgatcaatatttgaaatgaaaatgatctTGTTGTCAAAAATTTGACAGCTGACACAGATCACAGATATACATACTCAGGGGTGTACAAGACAGAAGGATGCATCGAAAACATCGAAAATTCGATCGATTTTTTAAAAGCTCGTTTTTCGAAATTACGATTTGATTTCTTCGaaatgaagatttcgacgtCGCATAGAGTTTTCGTCTATCTATAAGACGTTTGAAAGTttaaaaatatgagaaaaaagaattttttgaaaatatgcaTATTGGTTTTTCTTTTCCTTGCTGGTATCATGGATTTGGGAATACTGGTGGTGATTGGCACTTATCAATCCGAGTTTTTCTGGATGTACCTATTGTTTTACAGCATATATTATACGCTAGGTCTCCTAGGTACGGTGCGAGAGAAGTTCTCTTTATTGTACATTTTTGCCGCTTACATAATCGTATATAGATGTATGGACATAGCACTGAGGACAATGGATATAATACAGACAGACATTAAGGACGAGGAAACCGAAAAATCGAATCAAAAAGTCAAAAGAGACATTCTCATCAGGAAAGATGGCAAGTGCTGTATGTTTGGTGACGATTCAGCCCATGAGTACATCATACCAAGCTGCTGCCATGATGATCCCAGGCTCGGAGATCCTATTTCTGAAGCCTGCAAGATAGCAGGATACGGGATTTTCGCCTTTAGGTAAAAAATCGATTCTGACACTAAGTACCAGTAATCAGAGAAATCTGTCATCTCTAGATGATGCGCTTTACTTTTTTGAATGTAAATTTTTCATGGAAAATTTGCAGATGCCAGAAGAGAAGTGAAAGAAAGAAGACAATTTTTAGCGATACTCCAAAGCAAGCTGATGGCTTATCTTTCTTCGCTATGTTCTACTGTGTAAGAACTATTATTGATGTTATCATTTTGTTCTTTGTTTTTTTGTTAGCTTACGTGTTGCAATATAAGAAATGATCCGCAGTGAATTTTCAATCCAAAACACTGTATGACCAAGGGCATCATCTACATGAATAGGtatatttgaaatcaataagaaaaaaaatcaactaaaCTTCTATTGAAACAAGATGATTACACAGATCTAAACAAACTATGCTAGTGGACgtaggaaaaaataataaacaatCTCGACAAAACTCAATATGCTCGCACCCAGAAACAACGCAGTAATGCCACCTGTAGACACTGCAAATCACAGATTTCAAAATCGAAACAACGACTCATATAGTTAATTACCAACCAACAAAATCCAACTGCCCTCTGACAACATTCCTTTTGTACCTCTCACTAGGCAATCGAAGCAAGCTTATCTCTACGACACCAAAGTCCTCCTTGATGCTGCAAACAAAACACCAGACAGTTTCAGCCAACCCACCAACGCTTTTAAATTTCTCACCCATATTTCACATCTTTGACCACTGACATTTCGAATTCGGTACAACTTGGCAGACAATCGCATACCAAACCAGTTCTGTTGGACCAATGAGCCTTCAGCACTATCAGATTGTTGTAGTGCATGTTCAAACAGTACAAACCGTTGATGTCGCAAAAGAGGTGCTTGgcttgaagaagaagaaaaggtTTTAGTAGGTCCTTATGTATCGGCAATGTACTTTGCAATGTTTGCTTGAGTTTACAATAATTCGAAAGGGACTAGAACAGATCCCTGTGGGACACCCTTGGTCAAACTTACGGACATTCGGCATCAGATGGTGAACGCAACCGCACATTTCAAGTTGAGCCTTTTTTCTACAATCCACGCAGCATGCGCTGTAGCTGTAGTGGTCGTGGACTTCCAAAGGGCTTTCATAGGTGAATCTGCATTTTCTCTGTTCGATACTGACATCTTTCACCTGAAGACTGAAGTAGTAAAGACTGATAGGGAGACTTTATACCCTTGTTTTACCTCTGGCTGATTCTCAATCTCTCTGATTGAGATGTACCTTTTAGAATGGATGTGTGGACTTATTTGTATGACATCAGTTGTGAAGGTTGTTAGAGTAGGAACTTCTTGTTCTCCCAGAAGGTAAACCTTGATAGGAAAGAATCAACTTATGGTTCAACTAAAAAACGACTTAAACTCACGAAGGCTATCCCCTTGATCTCAAGGTGTAAAGTACAAGGTCCTGTCTTCTTGTTGGATATCATTGGAAATCTAGCAACCTTTTTATTCCTGCAATCAGATCTAGCTGGAATGATCTGTAGGGAAAGTTACTAAAAAAAAAGACCTGGTTTGTATGGAGTTTACACCGAAACACATGCCTACTTCGGTGTCCATAGGATGGAAATAATCGCAACAGTTGAATTCTTGGTCGTTCCATACGCACCTCTGGAACATTTTCGAACAAGGACTCCTAACCTATAATCGAAGAACCTTTGCAGTAAGAAGTGGGGGATGTCAGGACAAAACTATGCTGGGTATATGCCCCTTTGTTATACAGCTAGAAGAGTAGGTATTTCCAGATActtgctcaacaattgataggacTGGCTCGAGGCCATTAGGGTCTGGAGGCGGTGATCCTCGACCCATTGTACTTAGTGCTCCCTATCAGTTGTTGAGCAGTGCATTTTCCCAGCAATATCAAGATAACAAACCTCTGCGGAAAAATCAACGAAATCCCGCTTGTCGCAATCTTCGTGCTTCACTGTAGCATTAGGTCCGCACATCTGAAGGGTGTAGAAAGCCAACCCCTTGAAATAAACCAGCTCCTTCACTATCTCGTTGAAGTTGAAATCGTGAGGATTGCCGTAGGTCCTAAAACACGGGAAAAAACCCTCGAACAAACAACGTTTCGGTACATTTAGTGTCATCTTCAGGACAACATTCGATTTTACTCGAAAAAAAGTCTTTTGACCGTTTGAAGGTGTTGTAAAACAGTTTGGTACGAATTACTTGTCAGCAAATTCGCTAATCCTCTCCTGGTTGTCGGTCTCGCACACGGCAATAGAAGGAAAATGCGTATCCCAATCCAGATAGCTAGTTTCAACCACGAAACTTATGGCATTGTTCCTAAAATCGCTCCAAGCGGACAGAATCAACAATATTGAAGCCAACCAACTCAAGACGCAGCAGACTAtccaaaaaatcctgaaaaaatcgAACGTATTTTCAGCCCTCGAAACACACCCATCTCACCTCTCGGTCCAGTGTCTTTCCctctcgaaaatgaaatgtaGGCCGTGGAATGACGTGTTCAGGAAGAAATATCTCAGATACGatagtttttcttccattttgACCGCTTTTCCGAGGGTTTAGGCTTGAAATGAAAATACGAAACGATGTAATTTCTATTATATAACTGATAGGAGATCTTCGTGAACAAGAATAGTGTCATTATTTGAATTTCTGTGGGGTCTATTGTGTGGGGTTCACATAATTGACAATGGAAGAAGAAAACGTATTGAAAAGTAACAATATGACTGGATTTTCCGGCAAATCATATAATGGAAATTTCCGTGGAAATCGATAATGTTTATTGTCGAACATTTATATCATAGTTGAGTCAACAGTTTTGTAGCATCATGTTCATATAGCCTTTTTATTTTCCTCCCATGTTTCCCTGAAACATCAAAGTAGTTTTCATACTAGTAATCACTTAAGTATGTAATAGCGTGTTTTCGAAAGCCAAAAGTACCTGGTCTTTTAGTTGTTGTGCTTTTCTCTTGGGTAGTTTCTTCCGATTCTGCATCGGTCACTTCAGTGGCTAGAAATCAACGAAAATTACCCAACAGACCTTTTATTTCATCGAACTACTCACGAGCCAAGGTAGTAGATGGGACGTAACTTGGTACCATAACTGGATAGCAAATAAGCTGACAGTTCATGAAGTCCTGATTGTAATTCCTATTCCTCCTATAATTCTGGTTTTTTCTATTGTCTAAAGGCGTTTTGTAATTGTAAATTGTCGGCTTTGCCTGGCCTGGATCAAGTTTGTACTTTCTCCTAAACATATTTCCTGAGAATGgtcgaaaaaattcaaagaaaatcTCGAGATTTTAAGCGGAAACTCACTGTAACATCCTGCTAAATACTGTCCGAAATCTCCTTGAGGATAAAACTGATTCTCGCTCAAACCTTGGTCAGCGTTTTCATACGAGGGATAAGAATTCTGATCCCAATTGCCCAGCGGGATGTTGTAACCGCTCGGTATATAGTTCTGGTCCCATCCTGGAGGGTTGTAAATACCCCCCTGGGTGGGTGGGTATTCCTCCCTGTAGTAGGGAGGGTTACAAACGTTCATGCAAACTTTTCTGGCGTTAAGAGAGGCAGTTATATCGTTTTTCTCGACTCCTTTGTGTTTTCTTGAATTTGCAGCGACAACCTCTGAGGTTTTCGCTGTAAGTATGTTTATGAATATGAGTATATTTGGTatgatatggaaaaaaaagtgtttcttttgatctcaagaatccactgttacaatatttaagtatgagtcgaagactcaccctgtatacaaggtgAGCCAGAggtaagctgaaatattccaaaaataaaATAGTAGGAAAGCTTAAAGTTAACttcatatattataataatGCAAAGAAGTTATTTGAAGTCATCATTTTAGTATTCTGttcttttaaaatttaaagcaataatattttttctcacCGAAATTGTGTATTGAGATCAACGGGATAATGATGGAGAGAATTGTGAACTTGGCCATTGTTAAGAATTATTTGGAATGAACAAACGTATTAGACGATAAACAATgttttgaatattcatcatttcCCGGTCTAGAAATGTTAAAATCGATTTTAAAATTCGAAGGACCTTGGTTGTAACAAATACTTGGGTCTTATCAACCAAAGGAATGATGAGATATAATTACAtatttcaaactgaataattcgaATTATTCAGATTGAAGAAAGCAAAAACAAATTCATGGTCTTATCTGTAGGATCAGATATCCAATAATTGGTTAATTCTTCTTCGGTCATGATAGGAATTTTTTTGGCTTTTCCTTCTGCTCAGAAAATACAGTTCCAGAGTTCTATAacgaactccagtatctgggagTCCAAAGAATTTTTTACGTTGGCTACTCCTCACAGATTCTGCATGCATCAGTTCTGCTAGACCCATTCTCATCAGATGAGAATGCTCAGAAGTAACATAGTCTTGCTAAAATCCAGAAACTTCTTAGATTTCGCAGTATCAAAGTAAAGTTTTCAAGAACTTTCTGGAGTGTTCCAGTCTTGGACATTCCCCTAGAGTCATTCTCCTTCGGTTCTCTTCCTTCTCCTAAAACTCTTTCTTATAGGTTAATTTTCCTATAGGACAGAAAGGTTCAGGGCCACTGGGTTTGTGCAGTTCACTCCAATCGATTTATTTTGGGGGTTGAAAATTGGATTCGTTGATTTCCCAACGTTGATGTAAATCGATTATTGGCCAGGTAGGTGAAGGAAAACCTTCACGTTATTCAGTTACTAGTTAAATAAAATCACGACCAAATTCTATGAAGAAAAACGAAGATAAAATTCTACATTTCTGTAGCGATCAACAACTATAAACCACGAAAGATATGAGTGCGTTTTTAGActtaaagctgcattcacaatcaattcgcgggccgaagtgcacttcggcacgaaatttaccattcgcaataatcttggaaccaaatactcaaatgaatcaaaaatgtaactgatcaaaacataagcatcagcatcatctatagccggcacgaaattccttgccgaagtgatagtttgcgacttgcaagaaattttgtcttgaatttcattgtgaatggtaacggagaacgccatctgctaagcttccgtgccgaagtgcacttcggcctgtgaattgattgtgaatgtagcttaagTCACACTGTATAATCTCCGGAATCTTGAAAACTCTTATCAGTCATGGATTCCCAGCAATTCCAAATGTAAATTGGCATATTTCTTGTGTTGACGCAAgcgaaaaaatgttgaaaatatcgGAAAAATGTTAACGACTGCTCCTATAAAAGGCCCTGCATTCGACTCTGGAATATAGGTACCGGTCAGCAGGATGTTCAAACTTGCTGCACTTCTTCTGGTGTTTTATTCCACTGCCACTCAAGGTGAGATTCTGTTTCATTCGAATTTAATTCagttaaatttcattttttatgttgTCTGATTATGCTcggtcaaaaataaaaagtaacTGGCCGATTTCAATGTCTACAGAGG includes:
- the LOC123320036 gene encoding sodium channel protein Nach, whose protein sequence is MEEKLSYLRYFFLNTSFHGLHFIFERERHWTERIFWIVCCVLSWLASILLILSAWSDFRNNAISFVVETSYLDWDTHFPSIAVCETDNQERISEFADKTYGNPHDFNFNEIVKELVYFKGLAFYTLQMCGPNATVKHEDCDKRDFVDFSAEVRSPCSKMFQRCVWNDQEFNCCDYFHPMDTEVGMCFGVNSIQTRNKKVARFPMISNKKTGPCTLHLEIKGIAFVYLLGEQEVPTLTTFTTDVIQISPHIHSKRYISIREIENQPEVKDVSIEQRKCRFTYESPLEVHDHYSYSACCVDCRKKAQLEMCGCVHHLMPNVPKHLFCDINGLYCLNMHYNNLIVLKAHWSNRTGLVCDCLPSCTEFEMSVVKDVKYGIKEDFGVVEISLLRLPSERYKRNVVRGQLDFVVSTGGITALFLGASILSFVEIVYYFFLRPLA
- the LOC123320040 gene encoding uncharacterized protein LOC123320040 isoform X2; this translates as MAKFTILSIIIPLISIHNFAKTSEVVAANSRKHKGVEKNDITASLNARKVCMNVCNPPYYREEYPPTQGGIYNPPGWDQNYIPSGYNIPLGNWDQNSYPSYENADQGLSENQFYPQGDFGQYLAGCYRNMFRRKYKLDPGQAKPTIYNYKTPLDNRKNQNYRRNRNYNQDFMNCQLICYPVMVPSYVPSTTLAPTEVTDAESEETTQEKSTTTKRPGKHGRKIKRLYEHDATKLLTQL
- the LOC123320040 gene encoding uncharacterized protein LOC123320040 isoform X1, which codes for MAKFTILSIIIPLISIHNFAKTSEVVAANSRKHKGVEKNDITASLNARKVCMNVCNPPYYREEYPPTQGGIYNPPGWDQNYIPSGYNIPLGNWDQNSYPSYENADQGLSENQFYPQGDFGQYLAGCYRNMFRRKYKLDPGQAKPTIYNYKTPLDNRKNQNYRRNRNYNQDFMNCQLICYPVMVPSYVPSTTLAPTEVTDAESEETTQEKSTTTKRPSGKHGRKIKRLYEHDATKLLTQL
- the LOC123320042 gene encoding uncharacterized protein LOC123320042 gives rise to the protein MRKKNFLKICILVFLFLAGIMDLGILVVIGTYQSEFFWMYLLFYSIYYTLGLLGTVREKFSLLYIFAAYIIVYRCMDIALRTMDIIQTDIKDEETEKSNQKVKRDILIRKDGKCCMFGDDSAHEYIIPSCCHDDPRLGDPISEACKIAGYGIFAFRCQKRSERKKTIFSDTPKQADGLSFFAMFYCVRTIIDVIILFFVFLLAYVLQYKK